From the genome of Pukyongia salina, one region includes:
- a CDS encoding DUF4350 domain-containing protein, with protein sequence MSRFQKIAFFALVLMVAALVYLEATKPEPVNWFPSYTTSDKIPLGTFVLNKLLEEKLNDNYSRVDLPPFEKLDDEDFEGTYFFVNNQVIFDRSEVNKLLDWVSRGNTAFISARYHSADLLDTLNLAMRDDWLPGKLETHPLLDLSNENLKADKPYHVERSFSVRYFEEIDTLNQVALGVSQIYNDTLAMTDPKINFIKAPVGNGEIYLHAQPEIFTNYFLLWEDYAQHTENVLAYINNRRTLYYDTHYKSGKPVNLSPLYILLNNKYLKWAYYFMLIGAVLYVIFEGKRKQRSIPVVKPLRNQTFEYTRTIAGMYLDKKEYREVARKQVALFMDYVRSQYRIPTNSINSKFYTTLAARSGNSVEQTQELFSYMEMIGNKASISKQELKELHYKIESFKHKVDGKP encoded by the coding sequence ATGAGTAGATTCCAGAAAATAGCGTTTTTCGCATTGGTGCTCATGGTGGCAGCCCTGGTATATTTGGAGGCTACAAAGCCGGAACCTGTGAATTGGTTTCCCAGCTATACCACCTCCGATAAGATCCCGTTGGGTACTTTTGTTCTAAACAAACTTCTGGAAGAAAAACTCAATGACAATTATTCGAGGGTAGATTTGCCCCCGTTCGAAAAACTGGATGATGAGGACTTCGAAGGCACCTATTTCTTTGTGAACAACCAAGTAATTTTCGACCGTAGCGAGGTTAATAAACTACTCGATTGGGTGTCTAGAGGAAATACCGCTTTTATATCGGCCAGGTATCACAGTGCAGATCTACTCGATACGCTTAATCTGGCAATGCGAGACGACTGGCTGCCAGGAAAGTTAGAAACTCATCCTTTACTCGACCTGAGCAATGAAAATTTAAAAGCAGACAAACCTTATCATGTAGAGCGGAGTTTCAGTGTACGTTATTTCGAAGAGATCGATACCTTGAACCAGGTGGCCCTGGGTGTATCTCAGATCTACAATGATACCCTGGCCATGACAGATCCTAAGATCAATTTTATCAAAGCCCCGGTGGGAAACGGGGAGATCTATCTGCACGCTCAGCCGGAGATCTTCACTAACTATTTCTTACTTTGGGAGGACTATGCCCAACATACCGAAAATGTGCTGGCTTACATAAATAACAGACGCACATTATATTACGACACTCATTATAAATCGGGAAAACCGGTAAACCTATCACCATTATATATCCTCCTCAACAACAAATACCTCAAATGGGCTTATTATTTCATGCTTATAGGTGCAGTTCTATATGTGATATTTGAGGGAAAAAGGAAACAGAGAAGTATTCCCGTGGTAAAACCTTTACGCAACCAAACCTTTGAATACACCCGCACAATAGCCGGAATGTATCTGGATAAAAAAGAATATCGGGAAGTAGCCCGCAAACAGGTCGCGTTGTTTATGGACTATGTGCGATCTCAGTATCGTATACCTACTAATAGTATAAACAGTAAATTTTATACAACATTGGCGGCACGAAGTGGGAATTCGGTGGAGCAGACCCAAGAATTATTTTCCTATATGGAGATGATCGGGAATAAGGCTTCTATTAGTAAACAGGAATTAAAAGAATTACATTATAAAATAGAATCATTTAAACATAAAGTAGATGGAAAACCCTGA
- a CDS encoding lysophospholipid acyltransferase family protein, giving the protein MGLFKKNPFGHILFLKKWLIRILGALTHRRFKGFNQLQIEGSEIIKQLPDTNVLFVSNHQTYFADVVAMFHVFNASLSGRVDSIKNIGYLWNPKLNIYFVAARETMQSGLLPKILAYAGSVSIDRTWRAQGKEVNRQVKMSDVSNISKALDDGWVITFPQGTTKPWKPIRRGTAFIIKENKPIVVPIVIDGFRRSFDKKGLRTKKKGILQTMEIKPPLDIDYEKDTVQEIVEKIEYAIEQHPSFLKVIPEEELLRREELNKERQWRKDKKKKASKEKPEADTN; this is encoded by the coding sequence ATGGGGCTTTTCAAGAAAAATCCGTTCGGACATATACTCTTTTTAAAGAAATGGCTCATTCGTATCCTGGGTGCTCTTACGCATAGGAGATTTAAAGGTTTTAATCAGCTTCAGATAGAGGGGAGTGAGATCATTAAGCAATTACCGGATACAAATGTGCTTTTTGTATCGAATCACCAAACTTACTTTGCCGATGTGGTGGCCATGTTTCATGTGTTCAATGCCAGCCTCAGTGGTAGGGTGGACAGTATCAAGAATATTGGTTACCTGTGGAATCCGAAACTAAACATTTACTTTGTTGCTGCACGAGAGACCATGCAATCCGGATTGCTACCAAAGATCCTCGCCTATGCCGGTTCGGTGAGTATAGACAGAACCTGGCGAGCTCAAGGTAAAGAAGTGAACCGACAAGTGAAAATGAGTGATGTGAGCAATATCTCCAAAGCGCTGGACGATGGATGGGTGATCACTTTTCCGCAAGGAACCACCAAACCGTGGAAGCCAATTAGGAGAGGTACAGCCTTTATCATTAAAGAGAACAAACCCATCGTAGTGCCGATAGTGATCGATGGTTTTAGAAGGTCATTCGATAAAAAGGGATTGCGAACTAAAAAGAAGGGAATACTTCAAACGATGGAGATAAAACCACCACTGGATATCGATTATGAGAAAGATACTGTACAGGAGATCGTGGAGAAGATCGAATATGCCATCGAACAACATCCATCCTTCCTGAAGGTAATACCCGAAGAAGAATTATTGCGACGCGAAGAACTCAACAAAGAGCGTCAATGGCGCAAGGACAAAAAGAAAAAGGCATCCAAAGAAAAACCGGAGGCAGATACTAATTAA
- a CDS encoding stage II sporulation protein M, giving the protein MREAAFAKQNKDKWLKFENVLRNNIQVSPDELSSLYVEITDHLSYAQTFYPGSNTLRYLNGLSVLAHQKIYKNKRESRSRFITFYTQEFPLFFSKYHRQLLISFLTFALFALVGAFSAATDGNFVRLILGDGYVNMTLENIEKGDPMAVYKQIGEMNMFLGITINNIRVALLAFSFGVFFSLGTLFILMRNAIMIGSFQYFFYDQGMLWESARTIWIHGTIEISVIIVAGAAGLVFGNGILFPGTYSRMQSFVRGAKDGLKILISTIPFFIIAGFLEGFVTRHTEMPDWLAILIIGGSLFLILYYYVIYPIKLKKKHERIHTI; this is encoded by the coding sequence ATGCGTGAAGCTGCTTTTGCCAAGCAAAATAAGGATAAATGGTTAAAATTTGAAAATGTTCTAAGGAATAATATTCAGGTATCTCCGGATGAGTTAAGCAGCCTTTACGTGGAGATCACAGATCACCTTAGCTACGCCCAGACCTTTTATCCGGGAAGCAACACCCTTCGATATCTCAATGGACTATCGGTACTAGCACATCAGAAGATCTATAAGAACAAACGAGAATCGAGATCCCGCTTTATAACCTTTTATACCCAGGAATTTCCACTCTTCTTTTCAAAATACCACAGGCAACTCCTCATCTCCTTCCTAACCTTTGCGTTATTTGCTCTGGTAGGGGCCTTTTCGGCAGCAACCGACGGAAATTTCGTGAGACTGATATTAGGTGATGGCTATGTAAATATGACGCTTGAAAACATCGAAAAAGGTGATCCCATGGCTGTTTATAAACAGATTGGAGAAATGAATATGTTTTTGGGTATTACCATCAATAATATTCGTGTGGCTTTACTGGCCTTTAGTTTCGGAGTGTTCTTTTCATTAGGAACTCTTTTTATTTTGATGCGAAATGCGATTATGATAGGGTCCTTTCAGTATTTTTTTTACGACCAGGGTATGCTATGGGAAAGCGCCAGAACGATTTGGATACACGGTACCATAGAAATTTCCGTAATTATCGTGGCCGGGGCTGCAGGCCTTGTATTTGGTAACGGAATACTATTTCCGGGGACCTATAGCAGAATGCAATCGTTTGTACGGGGAGCTAAGGACGGTTTGAAAATACTCATTAGCACGATTCCCTTTTTTATCATTGCCGGCTTCCTGGAAGGATTTGTGACCCGTCACACCGAAATGCCCGATTGGCTGGCCATATTAATAATTGGGGGATCACTGTTTCTCATTCTGTACTATTATGTTATTTACCCCATAAAACTGAAGAAAAAACATGAACGAATTCATACAATTTAA
- a CDS encoding trimeric intracellular cation channel family protein: MEVSFVIDLLGTVAFAISGVLTAFKKRMDVFGIFIIAFVTALGGGTLRDILIQAPIVWMRDLTFVYVIAGASVFALLFRKKLGYLRRSLFLFDTIGIALYTVIGVEKGLAADLPALICIALGTMTACFGGVIRDILCNEIPIIFRKEIYATACVMGGVVYFILLKTSLSTDVVVILSGAVVITIRLLAVYFKWSLPNIYSKDELNS, translated from the coding sequence ATGGAGGTATCTTTTGTAATAGATCTTCTAGGAACGGTCGCTTTTGCGATCTCAGGGGTGCTCACCGCCTTTAAAAAACGTATGGATGTTTTCGGGATCTTCATTATCGCCTTTGTTACTGCGTTGGGCGGAGGTACCTTACGAGATATTCTAATTCAGGCGCCTATAGTTTGGATGCGAGACCTAACCTTCGTTTATGTGATAGCAGGAGCCTCTGTTTTCGCTTTGTTATTCAGGAAGAAGCTGGGTTATTTAAGACGCTCTTTATTCTTGTTCGATACTATAGGGATCGCTTTGTATACCGTAATTGGTGTGGAAAAAGGCCTTGCCGCCGATCTACCAGCCTTAATTTGTATCGCCCTGGGCACCATGACGGCTTGCTTTGGTGGTGTAATAAGGGATATACTATGTAATGAAATACCCATTATTTTCCGGAAAGAGATCTACGCAACAGCATGTGTAATGGGCGGTGTGGTGTATTTTATTTTACTGAAAACAAGCCTTTCTACAGATGTGGTGGTTATTTTATCAGGCGCTGTTGTAATAACCATTAGATTACTGGCTGTATATTTTAAATGGTCGCTCCCTAATATTTATTCGAAGGACGAACTTAATTCATAA
- a CDS encoding RNA polymerase sigma factor: MTKELEHSFVAQLEENQNIVHKICRLYTNDSDSHNDLFQEITIQLWRAFPKFRGDSKFSTWMYRVALNTAITLYRKSKRSVKTQDYEGVSFKISAEAYDDTIEEQLKLMYKAVKKLNDIDKALVFLYLEDKSYREISETLGISEVNARVKMNRIKEKLRKILNP; encoded by the coding sequence TTGACAAAGGAACTGGAACATAGTTTTGTTGCCCAACTCGAAGAGAACCAAAACATTGTGCATAAGATCTGCCGGTTATACACCAACGACAGCGATTCGCACAATGATTTGTTTCAGGAAATAACCATACAATTATGGCGTGCATTTCCAAAATTCAGAGGGGATTCTAAGTTCAGTACCTGGATGTACAGAGTTGCACTTAATACTGCGATCACCTTGTACAGAAAGAGCAAGAGATCGGTTAAGACTCAGGATTATGAAGGAGTTAGCTTTAAAATAAGTGCCGAGGCGTACGACGATACTATTGAAGAACAGCTCAAATTAATGTATAAGGCTGTAAAGAAACTCAACGATATCGATAAAGCCTTGGTCTTTCTTTATCTGGAGGACAAATCGTATCGGGAAATTTCCGAAACATTGGGAATCAGTGAAGTAAATGCCAGAGTGAAAATGAACCGGATCAAGGAAAAATTAAGAAAAATTTTAAATCCGTAA
- a CDS encoding adenylate/guanylate cyclase domain-containing protein — translation MSSYKTRRFWQYFRKSLWILIVWVLINNIIFFLEYFSLVSNRYLTSDYDLKSAFMANMIVSVSAGLVGGFLTVHLMEYWLRKYAFWKALVFIIIAYTAAAVVVSILGASYAISEQYGLPIFHPEVREDIFLFFRSWIFVKNFIIWLIIVLATLIVIMVNDKYGPGIFADYLMGRYFLPKNERRIFMFADIKDATTIAEQLGEHKYFNLLKDFFRDIAPAIVQTRGEVYQYVGDEVVISWKMKHGIKNGNAVGCFYQMKDLIKRKGDKYLEKYGLIPEFKVGFHFGSVMVGELGQIKRDIAFSGDVLNTTSRIQAKCNELGVDILASQTFSEIAYQLPPGLRLKSVGKQVLKGKKDELALVTFVADTSPD, via the coding sequence ATGAGTAGCTATAAAACCAGGCGTTTTTGGCAATATTTCCGGAAATCCTTATGGATACTAATCGTCTGGGTCCTAATTAACAATATTATTTTTTTCCTGGAGTATTTCAGCCTGGTTAGTAACAGATATCTTACTTCAGATTACGATCTCAAATCGGCCTTCATGGCGAATATGATCGTATCTGTTTCGGCCGGTCTCGTGGGAGGATTCCTTACAGTGCACCTCATGGAATACTGGTTGCGGAAATACGCATTCTGGAAGGCGCTCGTATTCATTATAATTGCTTATACCGCAGCTGCAGTTGTTGTTAGTATACTTGGCGCTTCCTATGCTATTAGCGAACAATACGGCTTACCAATATTTCATCCCGAAGTAAGGGAGGATATCTTTCTGTTCTTCAGATCGTGGATCTTCGTAAAGAATTTTATTATATGGCTCATCATTGTTTTGGCAACTTTAATCGTGATCATGGTGAACGACAAATACGGGCCCGGAATTTTTGCAGATTATCTTATGGGCCGCTACTTTCTGCCAAAAAATGAGCGTCGCATCTTTATGTTTGCCGATATTAAAGACGCCACCACCATAGCCGAACAATTAGGAGAACACAAATATTTCAATTTGCTGAAGGACTTTTTCCGGGACATCGCACCTGCCATCGTGCAAACACGAGGTGAGGTGTACCAGTATGTAGGAGATGAAGTTGTGATCTCCTGGAAGATGAAACACGGGATAAAAAATGGCAATGCGGTTGGATGCTTCTACCAAATGAAAGATCTCATTAAACGCAAAGGAGATAAGTATCTTGAGAAATACGGCCTGATCCCCGAATTTAAAGTGGGATTCCATTTTGGGTCTGTGATGGTAGGAGAATTAGGGCAAATAAAACGGGATATTGCTTTTTCCGGGGATGTATTGAACACCACCTCGCGTATACAGGCCAAATGCAATGAATTGGGCGTAGACATCCTGGCTTCGCAGACTTTTTCGGAAATAGCGTATCAACTTCCACCCGGATTACGGCTTAAAAGCGTTGGGAAACAGGTTTTAAAAGGAAAAAAAGATGAGTTAGCCCTGGTAACATTCGTGGCGGATACAAGTCCCGATTAG
- a CDS encoding RDD family protein produces the protein MDNFQIETAQNVNIVQNVAGVGDRILAYLVDIIILGIYVIIMVILFSWLDMSDEYNFIVGMTIGLPLFLYHLLFEMFWNGQSPGKYVMKLRVVKVDGSKPAFSNYLIRWLLRIIDVSLTSGALALVTILLNGKGQRLGDIAATTTVISEKPSVFLSQTLLVEIPEDYQPVYPQVTVFTDNEMQTIKSVYNEAKYNGNHNVILKLAARISAVMEVNYEGTPFAFVNKVIQDYNYYTQQ, from the coding sequence ATGGATAATTTTCAAATAGAAACCGCTCAAAATGTAAACATTGTTCAAAATGTAGCAGGGGTGGGCGACAGGATCCTGGCGTATCTGGTCGATATAATAATATTGGGTATTTACGTGATCATTATGGTAATCCTTTTCTCATGGCTGGATATGAGTGATGAGTACAATTTTATTGTAGGGATGACCATAGGATTGCCTCTTTTCCTTTACCACCTATTGTTTGAAATGTTCTGGAACGGGCAGAGCCCGGGAAAATATGTTATGAAGCTCAGAGTGGTGAAAGTTGACGGTTCTAAACCCGCATTCTCAAATTACCTTATCCGGTGGTTACTGCGAATAATAGATGTAAGCCTAACCAGTGGTGCCCTGGCTTTGGTAACCATACTCTTAAATGGCAAAGGTCAGCGTTTGGGTGATATCGCTGCCACAACCACAGTTATAAGCGAAAAACCTTCTGTTTTCTTATCGCAGACCCTTCTGGTGGAAATACCCGAAGACTACCAGCCTGTTTATCCGCAGGTGACCGTTTTTACCGATAATGAAATGCAAACCATTAAATCTGTATATAACGAAGCAAAATATAATGGCAATCATAATGTGATCCTAAAACTTGCCGCCAGGATCTCCGCTGTTATGGAAGTGAACTACGAAGGAACTCCTTTCGCATTTGTGAATAAGGTGATACAGGACTACAATTATTACACCCAGCAATAA
- a CDS encoding peptidylprolyl isomerase — protein MKRLSIYLLLGFAVLTACEDNKKAAAGKTEAHSSEAKKTDSVPVPDEKVKKEDPTEITSSTYPKITNENAVEFLTQYGKENPETKVRISTTHGDIDIELYQDTPLHRANFIYLVKQNYFFGTFFHRVVPNFIIQAGNSDNRTTTKKRAQIGKDYLLPAELSNGRKHTRGTVSGAKEYRENPDKRTAPFEFFIFLGPTSATGHLNGNYTIFGRVVKGMDVVDKIANMPADEGDWPLENIYIDAKVMN, from the coding sequence ATGAAACGACTTTCAATTTATTTACTCCTGGGATTCGCTGTTCTCACAGCCTGTGAAGATAATAAAAAGGCAGCGGCAGGGAAAACAGAAGCTCATTCTTCCGAAGCTAAAAAAACAGATAGTGTTCCCGTGCCGGATGAAAAAGTAAAGAAGGAGGATCCAACCGAAATCACCAGCAGCACATATCCGAAGATCACCAATGAGAACGCAGTAGAATTTCTAACCCAATACGGTAAGGAAAACCCCGAAACCAAAGTAAGAATAAGCACCACCCATGGCGATATTGATATCGAACTCTACCAGGATACCCCACTACACAGGGCGAATTTCATTTATCTGGTGAAGCAAAACTATTTCTTCGGAACCTTCTTTCACAGAGTTGTTCCAAACTTTATCATCCAGGCAGGTAATAGCGACAACCGCACTACCACGAAAAAAAGGGCACAAATTGGAAAGGATTACCTATTACCAGCCGAACTCTCCAACGGCAGGAAACATACGCGAGGCACAGTGTCCGGAGCCAAGGAATATCGTGAAAACCCGGACAAACGTACTGCTCCCTTCGAATTTTTCATCTTCCTTGGTCCAACATCGGCTACCGGACATTTAAACGGCAACTACACCATATTTGGGAGAGTGGTCAAGGGAATGGACGTAGTGGATAAAATAGCGAACATGCCAGCCGATGAGGGCGACTGGCCCCTGGAGAACATCTATATCGATGCAAAAGTTATGAATTAA
- a CDS encoding NUDIX hydrolase has translation MDFTTFSNEIVKVKKMPLPGEDSHMEMAPLERLLELKRLAYKTNSAKKASVMVLFYPSMNNETKFVLILRKTYKGVHSAQVGFPGGRFEEVDNSYKDTALRETEEEVGIPADHISIVRELTQVYIPPSNYFVQPYLGITTINPVFVPQESEVESIIEVPLTEFLDDGILIQKTLSTSYAKSIDVPAFRLQEHIVWGATAMMLNEVRQLLKQTL, from the coding sequence ATGGATTTTACAACATTTTCCAATGAGATTGTAAAAGTAAAAAAAATGCCTCTTCCGGGCGAGGATTCTCATATGGAGATGGCTCCGCTGGAACGGCTCCTGGAATTGAAGCGTCTCGCTTATAAAACAAATTCGGCCAAGAAAGCGAGTGTTATGGTACTTTTTTATCCTTCGATGAACAATGAAACCAAATTTGTACTTATTCTTCGGAAGACCTATAAAGGGGTACATTCGGCACAGGTTGGTTTTCCCGGAGGAAGGTTCGAAGAGGTGGATAATTCGTATAAGGACACCGCCCTCAGGGAAACAGAAGAGGAGGTAGGGATTCCCGCCGATCATATTTCAATTGTACGAGAACTTACACAGGTTTATATTCCACCAAGTAATTACTTTGTGCAGCCTTACCTGGGAATTACCACGATCAATCCTGTATTTGTACCTCAGGAATCCGAGGTTGAATCTATCATCGAAGTACCGCTAACCGAGTTTCTGGATGACGGGATCCTGATTCAAAAAACATTAAGTACATCCTACGCCAAAAGCATCGATGTGCCGGCCTTTAGATTACAGGAACATATTGTGTGGGGAGCTACTGCAATGATGCTGAACGAAGTACGTCAATTGTTAAAGCAAACGTTGTAA
- a CDS encoding AAA family ATPase → MENPEQNNDELHFDSRIPLDDLKNSVAEIKSQLNKVIIGQHDFIELLIVSLLANGHVLIEGVPGIAKTITAKLFAKTLKTDFSRIQFTPDLMPSDVLGTSVLNMKESEFEFKKGPIFSNIILIDEINRAPAKTQAALFEVMEERQITMDGYKYNMEYPFMVLATQNPVEQEGTYPLPEAQLDRFLFKIRVGYPTLDNEVDILKSHHNRKLTAPETLISGVLSPEDLRKFQEQVQSILIEDKIFNYIAQIVDKTRNHPHLYLGGSPRASLAIMNAAKAFAAINGRDFVTPDDVKKALAPVLRHRIILSPEREMEGMAPETVIDMISQSIEIPR, encoded by the coding sequence ATGGAAAACCCTGAACAAAATAACGACGAGCTACATTTTGACAGTCGGATCCCGCTGGACGATCTAAAGAATTCAGTGGCCGAAATTAAATCGCAGCTCAACAAGGTAATTATTGGGCAGCATGATTTTATAGAATTACTCATAGTAAGTTTGCTCGCCAACGGACACGTACTCATAGAGGGCGTTCCCGGAATCGCCAAAACGATCACGGCCAAGTTGTTTGCAAAAACTCTGAAAACAGATTTCAGCAGGATACAATTTACACCAGATCTCATGCCAAGCGATGTGCTGGGTACTTCGGTACTTAATATGAAGGAATCTGAGTTCGAATTTAAAAAAGGTCCGATCTTTTCGAATATTATTCTTATAGATGAGATAAACCGTGCTCCGGCCAAGACCCAGGCTGCTTTATTCGAGGTTATGGAAGAACGGCAAATTACCATGGACGGCTATAAATACAATATGGAATACCCATTTATGGTCCTGGCCACTCAAAACCCCGTAGAACAAGAGGGAACCTATCCCCTGCCTGAAGCGCAGCTGGACCGTTTCCTGTTTAAAATTCGTGTGGGATATCCAACACTGGATAATGAAGTGGACATACTTAAATCGCATCACAACCGCAAACTCACGGCTCCGGAAACACTAATTAGTGGTGTTTTAAGTCCGGAAGATCTCAGGAAATTTCAGGAGCAGGTACAGAGTATCCTCATTGAAGATAAGATCTTTAATTATATAGCACAGATCGTTGATAAGACCAGAAACCATCCTCATTTGTACCTGGGTGGTTCTCCTCGTGCTTCACTGGCTATTATGAACGCTGCAAAGGCTTTTGCCGCCATAAACGGGAGAGATTTTGTTACTCCGGACGATGTTAAAAAAGCATTGGCGCCAGTATTGAGGCACCGTATCATTCTTTCGCCTGAGAGGGAAATGGAAGGGATGGCGCCCGAAACCGTAATAGACATGATCTCACAATCCATCGAAATACCGAGATAG
- a CDS encoding NAD(P)/FAD-dependent oxidoreductase, whose product MNIPTTDKPRIVVIGGGFAGISFIRNLKKVNAQVVLFDRHNYHTFQPLLYQVSTAGLEPDSIAYPLRKIFRKHKDFHFRLAEVEAIDPEKKQLTTSIGPLSFDYLVIATGTRTNFFGNESIKTHSMPMKTVPQALNIRSLMLQNIEKADITDDPEERRSLLNFVIAGAGPTGVELAGALAEFRKSILKNDYPLIETNDMQVHLVEGSSRVLSPMSEHASKKAQKFLEGMGVIVHLNTMVKSYDGNTVVTADGKLFKTATFIWAAGVTGAPVQGIDGNALVARQNRYKVDSFNQIEGFQNIFALGDVALMKTHAFPNGHPQVAQPAIQQGRRLALNIIRELAGKEMKPFKYTDKGTMATIGRNRAVADIKNMRFAGTFAWFLWMVVHLFFLIGFRNRVVTFFNWTYNYINYDKAARLIIRPFKKA is encoded by the coding sequence ATGAACATTCCCACCACCGATAAGCCGCGTATCGTTGTTATAGGCGGAGGATTTGCTGGAATCTCTTTCATAAGAAACCTTAAAAAGGTCAATGCTCAGGTAGTACTTTTCGACCGGCATAATTATCACACTTTTCAGCCACTGTTATACCAGGTGTCTACCGCAGGCTTAGAGCCGGATTCTATTGCCTATCCCTTGCGAAAGATCTTCAGGAAGCATAAAGATTTTCATTTCAGGTTAGCCGAAGTAGAGGCCATAGACCCGGAAAAGAAACAGCTAACAACTTCCATTGGGCCGCTTTCCTTCGATTATCTTGTTATTGCCACGGGTACTAGGACAAATTTCTTCGGAAACGAATCTATCAAGACCCATAGCATGCCCATGAAAACGGTACCTCAGGCTTTAAATATTCGCAGTCTTATGCTTCAGAATATAGAAAAGGCCGATATAACAGACGATCCCGAAGAACGAAGAAGCCTCTTAAATTTTGTCATTGCTGGTGCTGGCCCCACAGGAGTTGAATTAGCGGGAGCCCTGGCCGAATTCAGAAAAAGTATACTGAAGAACGACTACCCTTTAATAGAAACCAACGATATGCAGGTTCATCTGGTAGAAGGAAGTAGCCGGGTACTTTCTCCTATGAGTGAACACGCGTCGAAAAAAGCACAAAAGTTCCTGGAAGGAATGGGGGTAATTGTCCACTTGAATACCATGGTGAAGTCGTACGACGGAAATACCGTAGTTACAGCAGATGGTAAATTATTTAAAACTGCTACCTTCATCTGGGCGGCCGGAGTAACCGGTGCACCCGTACAAGGTATCGATGGAAATGCCCTGGTGGCGAGACAAAATAGGTACAAAGTCGACTCTTTCAACCAAATAGAAGGGTTTCAAAATATATTTGCATTAGGGGACGTGGCGCTTATGAAAACTCACGCATTCCCCAATGGTCATCCGCAGGTAGCTCAACCTGCAATTCAACAGGGGCGCCGATTGGCACTTAATATCATTCGAGAGTTAGCCGGAAAGGAGATGAAACCCTTTAAGTATACAGATAAGGGTACTATGGCTACTATAGGCCGAAACAGAGCCGTTGCAGATATAAAGAATATGCGTTTCGCAGGGACCTTCGCCTGGTTCCTGTGGATGGTGGTCCACCTCTTCTTCCTCATTGGATTTAGGAACAGGGTAGTGACCTTCTTCAACTGGACGTATAACTACATTAATTACGATAAAGCAGCACGGCTCATTATTCGTCCGTTTAAAAAAGCCTAG
- a CDS encoding DUF4129 domain-containing protein gives MRVFSLIILICLFFSEGIAQDSLSTSIDPVVVYDTNTDVEPLDLNENTIEDLKNDDDFNYIELEESETIFERFASWLNSLLDRFFRWILGDVEATGFLAFLIKLLPYLIITGIVIFVIWLFYKLNPGARFLKSKEKPEVFFSEEEEIIKSRNIQELIQKALEDKNYRLAVRYYYLLVLKKLTHAEIIAYEFDKTNSEYVNEISSEEISGQFSKVTTLYDYIWYGSFTVTESDFSKAQKSFNTLVQQIPEGHE, from the coding sequence ATGCGAGTATTCTCATTGATCATTTTAATCTGTCTTTTTTTTTCTGAAGGGATCGCCCAGGACAGCCTGAGTACTTCCATAGACCCGGTTGTGGTGTATGATACCAACACCGATGTGGAGCCTCTTGATCTGAATGAGAATACCATCGAAGACTTAAAAAATGACGATGATTTTAATTATATCGAACTCGAAGAATCTGAAACTATTTTCGAACGATTCGCGTCCTGGCTGAATTCCTTGTTAGATAGGTTTTTCCGATGGATCCTTGGCGATGTAGAGGCTACCGGCTTTCTGGCTTTCTTAATAAAATTACTGCCTTACCTTATCATTACAGGGATCGTTATTTTCGTGATCTGGTTATTCTATAAATTGAATCCCGGCGCGAGATTCTTAAAATCTAAAGAGAAACCCGAAGTGTTTTTCTCTGAAGAGGAAGAGATCATCAAATCCAGGAATATACAGGAGCTCATTCAAAAAGCGCTGGAGGACAAGAATTACCGACTTGCCGTTCGGTATTATTACTTGTTAGTGTTGAAGAAGCTCACCCATGCAGAGATCATCGCATACGAGTTCGATAAGACAAACAGTGAGTATGTGAATGAGATCTCTTCGGAAGAGATTAGCGGACAATTCAGCAAGGTAACTACCCTATACGATTATATATGGTACGGTAGTTTCACGGTAACCGAATCAGATTTCAGCAAAGCTCAGAAATCGTTCAACACGCTCGTGCAACAAATTCCTGAAGGCCATGAGTAG